In a single window of the Methanobrevibacter sp. genome:
- a CDS encoding UbiX family flavin prenyltransferase: MIVVGITGASGAIYGIRLLESLKELNIETSLVISDLGKVVIESETDYSAEDVINLADNYYNFHDLTASINSGSFKTDGLVIVPCTMKTLSSIAHGYGSNTITRVADVSLKEKRPTIIVPRETPLRSVHLKNMLTLSQEGATILPAMPGFYSNPKTIDDQIDFIVGKILDSLKVENNLFERWE, from the coding sequence ATGATTGTTGTTGGAATTACAGGAGCAAGTGGAGCAATATATGGAATAAGACTGCTTGAATCCCTTAAAGAACTAAATATTGAAACTTCATTAGTAATTAGCGATTTGGGCAAGGTCGTTATAGAATCAGAAACAGATTACTCAGCAGAAGATGTAATTAACTTAGCAGATAACTATTATAATTTTCATGACCTGACCGCTTCCATAAATAGCGGTTCATTTAAAACCGACGGTTTAGTTATAGTGCCGTGTACGATGAAAACTTTATCTTCAATAGCTCATGGATATGGGTCAAACACCATAACACGGGTGGCAGATGTTAGTTTAAAAGAAAAAAGACCTACCATCATTGTTCCCCGTGAAACTCCTCTCAGAAGCGTTCATTTAAAAAACATGCTGACTTTATCACAAGAAGGAGCTACGATTTTACCTGCAATGCCCGGTTTTTATTCAAATCCTAAAACGATTGATGACCAGATTGATTTTATTGTTGGAAAAATTTTAGACTCTTTAAAAGTTGAAAATAATTTATTTGAAAGGTGGGAATAA
- the cbiT gene encoding precorrin-6Y C5,15-methyltransferase (decarboxylating) subunit CbiT, with amino-acid sequence MLEDKDFIKSCDVPGPTKEAIRAIILYKSGVTSEDKVVDCGCGTGGITCEFAQRAGEVISIDKNHEAIGMTSKNLKKFGLGDNVTLINDDGANALKDIEDIDIAVVGGSGQELENILEIIHGNLNSKGRIIITAILVDTKVEAINKLKDLGYNPKIMEINVSNGRVLDRGVLMISENPIAIITAKKR; translated from the coding sequence ATGTTAGAAGATAAGGATTTTATCAAATCCTGTGATGTGCCGGGACCTACAAAAGAAGCTATCAGAGCCATAATTCTTTATAAATCTGGAGTAACATCAGAAGACAAAGTTGTGGATTGCGGATGCGGAACCGGAGGGATTACCTGTGAATTTGCCCAAAGAGCAGGTGAAGTAATATCTATCGATAAGAATCACGAAGCTATCGGCATGACTTCAAAAAACCTTAAAAAGTTTGGTCTTGGAGACAATGTTACATTAATTAATGATGACGGGGCAAATGCCCTGAAAGATATTGAAGATATTGACATAGCTGTTGTGGGGGGCAGCGGTCAGGAGCTTGAAAATATCTTAGAGATAATTCATGGAAATCTTAACTCAAAAGGCAGAATAATTATTACAGCCATTTTAGTCGATACTAAAGTTGAAGCCATAAATAAACTCAAAGATTTAGGATATAATCCGAAAATAATGGAAATCAATGTTTCAAATGGAAGAGTTCTCGATCGTGGAGTTTTAATGATTAGCGAAAACCCGATAGCCATCATCACTGCTAAGAAAAGATAA
- a CDS encoding molybdenum cofactor guanylyltransferase has translation MSSEANNENIKSCIILCGGQSRRMGRDKGSMIIRNKPMIKHILSTLNHHIDEAIIVLNDRDRIDKYKKFINPDDYAYTITFLEDKIKNKGPMPGIMTGLSQIKGEYGLILPCDSPFVSPNYIATIFSQIDNDYQAIVPYHDEKNKLKTSEPLHSIYNKNIISEIEKLVDEDTLHIKGLIEKVETKFVLIDNEKIEKKEFRNLNRPEDI, from the coding sequence ATGAGCAGTGAAGCTAATAATGAAAATATTAAATCCTGCATCATTTTATGTGGAGGTCAGAGCAGAAGAATGGGTCGGGATAAAGGATCAATGATTATTCGAAATAAACCTATGATAAAACACATCCTTTCCACTTTAAACCATCATATTGATGAAGCCATAATCGTTTTAAATGACAGAGACAGGATTGACAAATATAAAAAATTCATTAACCCCGATGACTACGCATATACAATAACATTTTTAGAAGATAAAATTAAAAATAAAGGGCCAATGCCTGGAATTATGACCGGCCTTTCACAAATTAAAGGAGAATATGGATTGATTCTGCCTTGTGATAGTCCATTTGTTTCACCAAACTATATCGCCACTATATTCTCACAAATAGACAACGATTATCAGGCCATTGTTCCATATCACGATGAAAAAAATAAATTAAAAACATCAGAACCTCTTCATTCCATTTACAATAAAAATATTATTTCTGAAATTGAAAAATTAGTAGATGAAGATACCCTGCACATCAAAGGACTGATAGAAAAAGTAGAAACGAAATTTGTTTTAATTGATAATGAAAAAATAGAAAAAAAAGAATTTAGAAATCTTAACCGTCCGGAAGACATTTAA
- the rrp42 gene encoding exosome complex protein Rrp42 translates to MDIIPEITRQSIADLIENDKREDGRSLTEYRDISIETDVISKAEGSARVKLGGTQVIVGIKPQIGSPFPDTPDLGVLMANCEMLPMADPTFEPGPPSEDSIELARVVDRGIRESELIDLDKLCIEEGKHVWMLFVDLHIIDNCGNLFDACELAVMAALKSTKLPVASIVDDEVVLSEDETFDLPINNELALCTFVKIADKMVIDPTLDEERVASARLNVGVTKDGHICSMQKGGKEPLAKDDILYCVNTAVSKVKELIENL, encoded by the coding sequence ATGGATATAATACCGGAAATTACAAGACAAAGTATTGCTGACCTTATCGAAAATGATAAAAGAGAAGATGGCAGGTCTTTAACTGAATATAGGGATATTTCTATTGAAACTGATGTTATTTCTAAAGCTGAAGGTTCTGCTCGCGTAAAACTTGGCGGAACTCAAGTTATTGTTGGAATTAAACCACAAATCGGATCTCCATTCCCAGATACTCCTGATTTAGGGGTTTTAATGGCAAATTGTGAAATGTTGCCTATGGCGGATCCTACATTTGAACCTGGACCACCTAGTGAAGACTCAATAGAACTTGCACGTGTAGTTGATAGGGGTATTCGTGAAAGCGAATTAATAGATTTGGACAAACTATGTATTGAAGAGGGAAAACACGTTTGGATGTTGTTCGTTGATTTGCATATTATTGATAATTGCGGAAATCTTTTTGATGCATGCGAATTGGCTGTTATGGCTGCTCTTAAATCTACTAAATTGCCTGTTGCAAGTATTGTTGATGATGAAGTTGTTCTTAGTGAAGATGAAACTTTTGATTTGCCAATTAACAATGAGTTGGCTTTATGCACCTTTGTTAAAATTGCAGACAAAATGGTTATCGACCCAACTTTAGATGAAGAAAGAGTTGCTAGCGCACGTTTAAATGTTGGTGTTACTAAAGACGGCCATATTTGCTCAATGCAAAAAGGTGGAAAAGAACCATTGGCAAAAGACGATATCTTATACTGTGTAAATACTGCAGTTAGTAAAGTAAAAGAGTTAATAGAAAATCTTTAA